The sequence TctctgcattaaaaaaaaaaaaaaaaaaaaaaaaaaaaaaagcctttagTTACAATACCTGGTCTCAGGATTTGTTtgaggaaaaacaaataaataaatattaatcgGGTCTCACCCTGATTTTGACAAAGTTATTCAGGTTTAAGTAGGTCAATTTTTTAAGTGATTCAAAATTAAATCCTATCTAGACTAGATATCAAGTTAGTAGGTTATCAGATTTATTAGCTAAACCGTGtcaaatttgattattattaaaaagaactAATAATTTTGGCATTAATATATtctaaaatacctaaaaaagtcaattattttgaaaaatcacatTCAAATATAGTTAAAATACATTATTGTACACATTTTAAgaatacatataaaattatatacagCCAGTCACCTTGTTTAATCATCACAACAAAAGCATACATCAAGCAGGAACAAAATCATAACATAAAGTAATTAGAGTACCACGAAACTAGCAGCAAATAAATAGAAGCCTCCTTATTCTTGATAATCTCCTCGATCACCGTGCATCGGCAACTCCTTGATCAAGCGAAACTAAGTAGCGAATATCATATGGATAAGCATAGGAAGGGTCCAAAGCAGCATAAGATCTCTCTGCGTAGAAGATATTAAAAATCTCTGTTGGATGGAATGAGTCCCAGAACATGTATTGGGTCCTGTTCTGGCATGGAACTTGGTCCGGAATGCATTGACCAATGGCAGATGATGGACAGCACCCTGTATTGTTGACCTTGAAATCTGAGAAACACAAGTACAGATATTCAGTTGCCCAAATCACATCTTAAGTAGCcgaaataaataaagacataAAGAAACGTAACACGAGTAAAAGCCCCAATACCTACCAAGAAATGTAGAATCCTCCCCGATCTTATAGTTGtttatgtatataatttttGCATCCGGCAAGTCGTCGTTGAGTTGATCAATGACCGGTAAGAGCTTGCTGTTGAAAAGCTGGGAAGCATTGTTCAAAAGCTCTACACAAGCAGATCCGTTTGTGCCATACGTGTCAATGGCACCTGGGACACAGCCTATTTTACCTAGTCCGAAGACCACTAGTTTCCTTGCTCCTAACTCGTACAGAGACTGAAGGGCCAGCAGAGAGCTGATTAGGTTAAAAACGAAAAAGGAGAGAAGTAATTTCCAGTTAAAAGGGTCGGAAAGAAGAAGAACGTAGTGCTAACCCTTAGTTGCTGCGAGTATTGGTCAATAAGAAGTTGGGTGTACTCCTCCAAGGTATACTCATGGCTTGTTGGGAAGTACTGTGGCAAGAAATAGTTGTTGAGGTAGTCATTGTTGCCCATTCCAACCGAATACAGGCACTTGTTCAAGTTTCTTAGAGCTGAATCATTTCCCAACATGCCAATCAAACTCTGTACTGTTTTGTTGTGATTTTGCAACTGCATATTCATGCATATACGTTCACCCTGCATCCACGAGGACGTCAATCGTAATTAAGAGCTACATATGGCGACTTGAAACATTGAACGTGCaatgtatatatttatagatttaCCAACTCCTGTCCAGTTTCGTCACGAATTCCAGCTGCTCCAGATGCGTAATTCACACCATGAAGTATGTCTGCTTCCCTGGCAGCTGCAAATGGTGGTATGTAGCTGTGAAAGCCCAAGATTTCGGCTACAATTTAAAAGAGGTCCTATCAGAACGATAATATTACCATAGGTAAATATATACTTCGTTTTAGATCAAGGTCTTTGGACCACAAATCACCAAGAAAATACCACAGATGCATGTTTTACGGATACAGGTGACTGGAGATGTGATTAGCTGCTGAAATTTACGAGCATTTATTTAaccagaaaaggaagaaaagaagagcAGTTTTGGTAACAATTAAGAACGTTTTGTCATTGCGGGAAGTACCAATTACATCAACGACGGTGAGCCCATTGCAAAACCTCCCAGAGGGGCCATCGGGAAAATCAACGCCATACGGTGAATAATCAACTTTGGCGAGAGTCTGGAGCCTGTTGTTGTTGCCATTGTCGGCCAAAGAGTCTCCAAAAATGAAATAGCATGGCACCAGTGGATCTCCAGAAGCGCAATGTTGCCACATTGAAAACACCATGAACAAAACAAGTGCCATCCACTGTCGTTTCATCTCGTGTGCCACCATTGTCATCGAGcttgaaaattgaaaagcagAAGGGAAGAAACACCCTCTAGCAGTAATGGCTCAATTTCAAGGGAAAAGGCGAGGAATGTTCAATGGTtactgtgaaacaaatgaaagcCAAGAGAGGTTGGGTGTAGATATAATAGCCTGTAGCTACTCAAAGAAGGGATTGATATTTATGGATCAGCAGCCCTGAcgtagatttttgtttttctagtacAGTGATGGGCTTCTCTGTTTACCATTATTgtacttttatttatatagaaatattgACTTGTTCAGGTAAGTTTTTGTgaccaaataaaaatgaaaggacTTTTGATCGGCGCAaagtagtttttgtttttttttaaatggtttctatgaaaataaattatattttaatatttatagtttcataaaaaaataaattagaaaaaaaaatttagtttttcagttatattataaaaaataaattgaaaaataattttttaatgttttaattttaaaatttattaaaatttaagtttttattaagcGAATATTTTACGCCACCGAAACCTCAATTTAACTAAGTTTTGTCCCATCAAtatctcaacaaaaaatatcCACGAGAGCGAGTTAAAATAAACTGTCACATAAAAAACTTGCTCACACGTAGCTATAGTtatgctataaaaaataaattaaaaaatattttattttaaaaaatattaattaaaaaagcatgaatcaatttgataaataaaaaaaattaaaaacaaaaatcaattcataaattatttcaaataaataataattaaaaaaatgaaaaaatatatagttatttcaccttgtattttttttaagttttgaaaagtgtttttctagagaaaattaaataaaataaaaaatattttaaattcattaaataaatctaaaaaccaatgttaataaatttaaaaatctaaaaataaaaaaaaaataaaactagctagcataatttaaaaatcttatggACCTCGATTGCATTAATCAATACCAACCTCCGTACAAAACTTAACCTTTAAAATC is a genomic window of Populus alba chromosome 5, ASM523922v2, whole genome shotgun sequence containing:
- the LOC118029989 gene encoding GDSL esterase/lipase At5g45670-like: MTMVAHEMKRQWMALVLFMVFSMWQHCASGDPLVPCYFIFGDSLADNGNNNRLQTLAKVDYSPYGVDFPDGPSGRFCNGLTVVDVIAEILGFHSYIPPFAAAREADILHGVNYASGAAGIRDETGQELGERICMNMQLQNHNKTVQSLIGMLGNDSALRNLNKCLYSVGMGNNDYLNNYFLPQYFPTSHEYTLEEYTQLLIDQYSQQLRSLYELGARKLVVFGLGKIGCVPGAIDTYGTNGSACVELLNNASQLFNSKLLPVIDQLNDDLPDAKIIYINNYKIGEDSTFLDFKVNNTGCCPSSAIGQCIPDQVPCQNRTQYMFWDSFHPTEIFNIFYAERSYAALDPSYAYPYDIRYLVSLDQGVADAR